ATTGTCGGCCGTGACGATAATTTTTGTGGTACTTGGAAATTCACATTGCCAAACGAAGTCAATCGAATATCAGCTTTATCAAGGCAAAAGATTGGATGAAAAGGTCATCCGGACTTATCTGCAAGATTCCATGTGGGTGGACAGTGTGTTTCTAGCAAGTGATAAGCGCTTTTCTTATTGTGATACTTTTGAAGTTGACAATGGTATTTGGTATCAACATTTTCACGGAGTTAGAAGTGTCTTTTTTTCTAAGGAGTACTTTAATCTAGGGAAGGCCACCTGCCGATATGCTCACCTTGATAGCTCCATATACTTGGGATTCAACCACTATGAGTTGGTTCCTGATTCCCAAATTGACACTCTTGTTTCTGGTCATCAACTTTATGCGTTTTATGTCTATGCAAATAGTAATGGTTTCCGAAAATGCATTGAAAATATCTATTTTGATCCCCAAATTGGAATTGTCCGGCATTTCGTCTTGTTCGGCCACGATGTACGACTTCGACAGTTTATTGTGAATCAAAAAACGACTATTGAATACCAATGGAAAAGCGAAAATTTGCCGATAGATATATTGGGCAGAAGGAAAAGTGATTGATCAGAGGATGCACAATTCTGCTCAATACAATGTGAAACTCTTAGAAGTGAACAATGTTGCATTTGGTAGTTGCCTTTGAATTGGGGATTAGTCTTGAGCCATCTGATCCTGAGCTGAAAGCTGCGTATGACACCTATAAAATTAGCAATCATACTGAGGACGATGAAGAAAAATTGACTGATGGTATTCGGAAATGGAAGAAAGGGACAATAAGAGCAACCGGATTGCCTGCAATTGAACACTGCCGACGGAAAGGTGAAATGTATAGGGCGCAATATTTACGTGATCATCAGGTACAACATTGAAAAAAAGATGGGTTTGAACACTGGATCAATCGCTATTTGGATGGTCTTTGCCGTTTTGGGTACTTGTCTGAACTTGGGAGGTGGTGTATTCGCACAAAATCAATCGTGCCTCGCGAATAATGCCGCCATAGACTATCTCTTTGGCTATCAGAGCCCACATGATACCATCGATGCTGAAGGGAAATGGGATGTTGTAGGATATACAAAATTAATTGTGATGGTGAGGCTGGATGCTGGGGAAAAGAAATGTCTCTCTCGGCTTAACCGGGAACAAATACTGAGATTGCTTCGTAACCCTTTGAATGACTATGCGATGAATCTTATTCTCTACGATTATTTTGACCTTGATGCAGGATACTTGGGACAACTGAATTTAAAGGATTGGAAAAAACAACAAAAAGCATTGGATATTCACTATGGGAAGCAAACGCTTAGGCGTCATCCACTAAACTATTAATCGACAGCGGCGACAGTAGGCAGCCTCATGCTGGATAAGCAGTCGAATCCCTGTATCAAGATATCATCATATGTGAATTTCATCGAGGGCCAATTTAGTAAAATCAGCCCGTCGCGCCCTTGAGAATTGCAGTCAAATTGGCGGTGCATCGGATGATCTGCGCATCCTCAGTCGAAAAAAGCTAGGAAGTCCTTCAAAACCAAACCCCAAGCGCGGTGATTCCTTCGAGGCGGTAATGGTGGAATTCGCCTTTCCAATAGAAAATGTCCTCCAATTCTGTCGTTTGCAGGTACCTGCTTTCCAGCCGCAAATAGGCATTGGGAAGGGGTTTGAATTCGATTCCTAACGTTCCCGCGACAAGGTTGATGCCTACCAGTTGGTGGTTGGAATTTTCGACGGGACCCGTCAGGATTTCGTCGCTGTCCTCAAAAAATTCACCTCGCGCATAGATGCCAAAATGCTCGAATTTGTATTTCGCAAGGAGGATCCCACTGTAGATGAATGCCATTGCCGTGCTATCCGCCAACCCTGAATTCGTCTGCATTCCGAAATTGAATTCGGCACCGAAATCCACCTTTTCCCCGCGGTAGACATAGTAGATATCATTGTAGAGTCTGTTTTTTGCCACCATTCCGTCTGTGGCCTCGTTCGAGAAAATCGAATTCAGCGTGACAGCCGCCTTCGGACCAAAAACATAGATTGCAGAGGCGCCAAAGGCTTTGTTGCGGTTGTTTTCGATGAAATTGTTGAATCCGTTGAATGCCTGCACCTGCAGCGTCAATTTCTCCGAGGCCAGGAAACTGAGCTTCGCCCCACTCAGAAAATAAGGCTCGAAATAGGTGGTGACCGCAATGCTTGTGGTCACGTTTTCACGCGGTTGAATGCTCTCCATGCCGATATGCGTGCGAAAAAAGCCGGCATCGAGCCAGATTTTAGGATGAAAACGCAACCCGATATTGGCCTCCTGAATCATGTTCAATCGTGGATCCCAACTGCTCAGTGGAATGTCTCCGAATTGCAGGCCAAGATTACCCCTTGCCTTGTTGCTCGAATACTGCGCTGAGAGATAGAGCATATTGAGCCCGAATTGGCGGTTGCGCGGGGCTGACGTCGGAAATTTTTGGAATTCGGTGCCGGTCGAATCGCTGTAAAGGGCAAAATAGGCCTCCCCGAATCCGCCGATTTTGAATTTGGATTCGGTGGAATCTCCCTCAGGAAGCGATTGATAGAGGTAAAAGGTCTGCTTTTCGTAAATGTTGATCTTGTGACTGTTGGCTGCCGTCTGCATTTCCAGCATTTTCAGCCGTGCCTCGAGTTTGTGAAGCCGCGTGCTGTCTGCTTGTGCGAATGCAGGGGCCTGGGAAATGAAAACCAAAGAGCCCAAAAGGCATGCGACGAGGATCGGCCAATTCAATTTTGCCCCACCGTGTCGTGAGGGAAAGGCGTCGCCGATTTGATTCCCCGAATGCATCGACTCACCTCACCGTCGCTTCCCAGGTTTTGCCCGGTGTGATCGCCGCTGGACGCGTGCGCCATTGCGCCTCCTCAATTTGTTTGCGACCTTCCAATCGCCCTTCAACTTCCGTCACCCCAAACAGCGGATAGGTTTCGCCGTCAAAGCAAAGGAATCCGCGCGCGCCTGCGATGCGTGTGCCCGCAAGCAACAGGTATTCCGTCGTTTGAAAGTCTTGCGAAATCAGCTTGAACATGGCTTGACGGCCCTCGATGCTGAAGGTTCCCTGCCATTCGGTCGGAAACTCATAAAATCCGAGGCGCTTCCAAGCCGTCGCTTCCACCTGCAAGTTTTCAGCAAGAGCCGAAACGCTATCAAGTAGGAGCGACAAGTTCATTTCGCCAGCAAGTGGCACAAAATCCTTCGCATTTGTGCGCACCATACTCATGATGCCCGATTCGCCGACACCCACATGAAAGGCCTCGCGGTGAGATCCTTTGGCATTGGCAAAATAAAGGTCTGAGCTTCCCATACCAAGGTGCAAGTCGTCACGCATATACACTTTGCCGGTCAACTTCCGGTCCTTCCAAGTCAGGGAACCCGCACCATTGGCAATGACCATCTGCGCATTCCGGCTTTTACTTTTGAGTGCCACCTGATCTGCGAGAACACTCAGATGCAGGTCGTTTTCATCACTGTGAACCGACATTTTGGGTTGGTAACCTGCTGCGAATTGGTATTGCCATTCGCCGCCGATGCGTTTGCCGCTGTTTTTCTGAAACGGCTTGCCGTAGGGGTTTTTGAGTTTGACCCAACCGCTGTTTTCATCATACAACCAAGCTGCCTGCGAAGCCTGCGTCCAATCCCACTTGTCGCCGCGTGATTGGGTGTTTTCCATCACAAATACGACTTTGCCTTTGGCATCTTGCCCGGCAAAGACGATAAAGCCTCGGTGACAGGACTTTCCGGCGGCATGGAGCTCCCCGCCGAACATCGACATTCCCAGAAATGTGGATAACGCAAGCGCAAGTTGGGTGAATTTATAAAATTTCATTGAATACGAGGAGGTTAATACTTGGCTAAACTAAGTGGCTTTGTGGATAAATGCAAGTTATCCACATAATTTTATACAAATGTGGATTGTGGCCTTTTGTCACGCAGAGCGAAGCGAAGCGTCTGAAACGACTTAAACACCCCACGCTGACCACCGTAGCTTGCTGCCCTGCTTACAGATGCATTCCCACGCTCCGCTCTGGACAGGCTGCTTCGCTCTGCATGACCGGGGGCCCAGTCACGCAGAGCTTCGTTGTCACGCAGAGCGAAGCGAAGCGTCTACAGCTACTGAAACACCCCACGCTGACCACCGTAGCTTGCTACCCTGCTTACAGATGCATCGCTTCGCTCTGCATGACCCGGGGGGCGCACCGCATGACAGAGGGGAGCTATGCATTACCATAGCCGTAGTCACCTGATGACGCCAAGAATTCCCCCCGCATACCTTGCAATTCCCTCCAATTCCAAGGAAATTGACCACATGAATCAAAACAATCGCAGAATGGCCATGGCGAGGCTCGTCGATCCGCTCTTCTTGATGGCCTTGGCGTTGCTGTTGCTCAATGATCTTGTTTGGAAAGCAGCTTTTCACAACAGTATCACGGGGAAGCTCAGCGATTTTGCAGGGCTGTATGCCTTCGTTTGGGTTGGATTGTGCCTTTTGCCGCGATCGAAAAAATGGCTGCCTTGGTTGGTCGGCATCCTCTTTTGTTGGTGGAAATCGACATTTTCCCAATTGGCCATCGATGCTTGGAATGGGTTGGATTTGTGGAGGATCGACCGCGTCGTGGACATGTGGGATTGCCTTGCCTTGGTTGTGCTCCCGCTTGCCGTTTGGAAATTTGGCCGAAAGCAAATTCAGCCTTGGCAAGTTGCCTTGCCGCTTGCTGTTCCTTGTTTAGTGGCAACCGTATCAATTTTTGCATTTGTGGCGACAAGCTCGAAGCAGGAATTTGCCTACAAAGACACCTATTCTTTCGAACGCCCCTTGCAATCGGTTGTCAATGAGCTGAATCGGATCGACGCAATGCACGGCGAGTTGAATTCTGAGTTAAGCATTCACCACGAAAACGCCAACGATTTCCGACAAGAAGGTGACCTTCGATTCTATTATCGCCATAGTAAGGATTTCGAATTGCGAAACGACACCACGTGGGCGTCCATGGATGACAGTGTGTTTATTGATGAAATTCGCACCTACGAGGTGCGTAAAGTGGATAGCATTTACCTGAATCCCGAAGGTGATTTTGTATGGCGATTCAGCAATTTGGAGGCTGGAGTTCCAGATTCTGTCCGTGAATGCCTTTCGCTTGAAGCGTTTTTGGGTTTAGAGGGTAAGGCAAACCAAACAAAACTCTCGCTGAAGTCAATTCACCTCCTCAACTGCTTGAACTTGATGCATATCCCTGATGGTGATCAGCCTGAAAATATGATCAAAGCAATGTTTGAAAGAGAGGTCATCCAGCCCTTACAAGCGACGCTTGGGCGACAATAAGGTCCGGAAGCTCAGGGATTTTCCTGCAACGTCATTCATACGACACCTTGCAGATTGATTTTGCCCCGTCACCTCCTTAAATTTAGTGTAGAATCATCCCCCAACGTCCATCGGGGAGATCAGCAGGCAATGCTTGCCCCGTTCTTTAACCCAAGTTGATATAGGATTGTGCCGGCTCCCCAAGGGTCGGCATGCCTTTTTTATAGGGGATCCATTCGGCGTAAAAACCTTGCGCATCTCAGCAATTCCGAGGCAAATTCGCTAATTTTCACCCTCACAAAGCGCAGCAAAGATTTGGACACAACACAAA
This genomic window from Bacteroidota bacterium contains:
- a CDS encoding outer membrane beta-barrel protein translates to MVFISQAPAFAQADSTRLHKLEARLKMLEMQTAANSHKINIYEKQTFYLYQSLPEGDSTESKFKIGGFGEAYFALYSDSTGTEFQKFPTSAPRNRQFGLNMLYLSAQYSSNKARGNLGLQFGDIPLSSWDPRLNMIQEANIGLRFHPKIWLDAGFFRTHIGMESIQPRENVTTSIAVTTYFEPYFLSGAKLSFLASEKLTLQVQAFNGFNNFIENNRNKAFGASAIYVFGPKAAVTLNSIFSNEATDGMVAKNRLYNDIYYVYRGEKVDFGAEFNFGMQTNSGLADSTAMAFIYSGILLAKYKFEHFGIYARGEFFEDSDEILTGPVENSNHQLVGINLVAGTLGIEFKPLPNAYLRLESRYLQTTELEDIFYWKGEFHHYRLEGITALGVWF